A region from the Spirochaetae bacterium HGW-Spirochaetae-1 genome encodes:
- a CDS encoding CusA/CzcA family heavy metal efflux RND transporter — MIKKIISFSAHNKMLVILLISAAFAYAVYAINNIPLDAIPDLSDTQVIVYTKWDRSPDILEDQVTYPIITALLGAPRVKAIRGYSDFGFSYVYVIFKDGTDIYWARSRVLEYLSKIQGSLPSGAKMEMGPDATGVGWVFQYVLIDKSGTHDLASLRSFQDWTLKYELQSIPGVAEVASIGGFEKQYQVIVNPDLLHAYNLSLVNIIDAIKKNNNEAGGRLIEWSGKEFMVRAKGYVKSTDDLKKIPLKESGGTPVMLENVATITLGPQIRRGLAELDGLGDVTGGIVIIRHGENALRVIERIKSRIEDLKPTLPSGVEIKTVYDRSDLIRKSIDNLKDELIVEMVIVSLVILLFLWHFPSAMVPIITIPISVVLAFIPMYFFGISSNIMSLAGIAISIGVLVDGAIVEVENAYKKIEQWIAGGRKGDFHEVRLEALMEVGPSVFFSLLVIAVAFLPVFTLVDQEGRLFSPLAWTKTLTIGIAALLAVTLDPAVRMLFTRLEPFHLKPPWLSRTMTSLFVGKYYPEEKHPISSVLFRLYDGPCRWVLEHPKRVIAAAMLLVITSIPVYCRLGSEFMPPLNEGTILYMPTTLPGISVTEARNLLLMQDKILKSFPEVHTVFGKAGRADTSTDPAPFSMMETTIHLRPQEEWRDKNRWYSSWAPAPLKWLLRRIWPDKISYDELIALMDEKMQIPGNSNAWTMPIKGRIDMLTTGVRTPVGIKIFGSDLNEIQRVGGEIETVLKNVKGTRSVFAERVGGGFYVDLTPKREALARYGLNIDDFQEVVMSAIGGDTVSMTIEGRERYSINVRYPRSMRTQVDDLERVFITTMKGVQVPMKEVADIKLTYGPAMIRDENGRLAGYVYVDIADRDVGSYVKEAKEIVRKNIRMPAGYSLTWSGQYENMQRVADRLKIVLPITILLIFVLLYMNTKSAFKASVVMLAVPFSAVGAIWLMYVLGYHTSIAVWVGLIALMGLDAETGVFMLLFLDLSYNDAKKNGRLNNLHELKEAIVHGAVKRIRPKIMTVMTAVMGLMPIMWSMGTGADVMKRIAAPMVGGLFTSFIMELLVYPAIYLLWKKREVE; from the coding sequence ATGATTAAAAAAATCATTTCATTTTCCGCACACAATAAGATGCTGGTGATTCTCCTTATATCGGCGGCATTCGCCTATGCAGTGTATGCCATAAATAATATTCCCCTGGACGCGATCCCGGACCTCTCCGACACACAGGTGATTGTGTATACGAAATGGGACCGTAGTCCCGACATCCTGGAAGACCAGGTCACCTACCCGATAATAACAGCTCTTCTCGGAGCACCACGCGTAAAGGCTATTCGCGGCTACAGCGATTTCGGTTTTTCCTACGTGTACGTTATTTTTAAGGACGGAACTGACATATACTGGGCGCGCAGCCGGGTGCTGGAATACCTCTCGAAAATTCAGGGGAGTCTGCCTTCAGGAGCCAAGATGGAAATGGGTCCCGACGCAACGGGCGTCGGATGGGTTTTTCAGTATGTGCTTATTGATAAATCCGGCACCCATGACCTGGCAAGCCTCAGGTCCTTCCAGGACTGGACGCTGAAATATGAACTGCAGAGCATACCCGGCGTGGCCGAAGTGGCAAGCATCGGCGGCTTTGAAAAACAATACCAGGTTATTGTCAATCCGGACCTTCTTCATGCGTACAACTTATCGCTGGTGAATATAATTGACGCTATCAAGAAAAATAATAATGAAGCCGGAGGACGCCTTATTGAATGGTCCGGAAAAGAGTTCATGGTACGGGCCAAGGGATACGTAAAGAGCACCGACGACCTTAAAAAAATACCACTCAAGGAAAGCGGCGGAACCCCCGTCATGCTGGAAAACGTGGCGACGATTACTCTGGGCCCCCAGATCCGCCGCGGGCTTGCGGAACTTGACGGGCTCGGTGATGTAACGGGCGGCATTGTTATAATACGCCACGGAGAGAACGCGTTGAGGGTCATCGAACGGATAAAATCAAGAATTGAGGATTTAAAACCGACTCTTCCATCGGGCGTTGAAATTAAAACGGTCTATGACCGGTCAGATCTGATACGTAAATCCATAGACAACCTGAAAGACGAGCTTATAGTAGAAATGGTCATCGTGAGTCTCGTCATTCTTCTATTCCTCTGGCATTTTCCCTCGGCAATGGTGCCTATTATAACCATTCCCATATCAGTTGTGCTGGCTTTTATCCCCATGTATTTTTTCGGTATTTCTTCCAACATTATGAGTCTTGCGGGAATCGCCATTTCAATTGGAGTGCTCGTCGATGGGGCCATCGTTGAAGTGGAAAACGCATATAAAAAAATTGAACAATGGATTGCCGGGGGCCGCAAAGGCGACTTTCATGAGGTCAGGCTTGAAGCGCTCATGGAAGTGGGGCCGTCGGTCTTTTTCTCTCTGCTGGTGATCGCCGTGGCATTTCTTCCCGTATTCACCCTGGTGGACCAGGAAGGCCGTCTCTTTTCGCCGCTGGCCTGGACAAAGACGTTGACCATCGGCATTGCTGCTCTGCTTGCCGTCACGCTCGACCCGGCTGTGCGTATGCTTTTTACGAGGCTTGAACCGTTCCATCTTAAACCCCCGTGGCTCTCCCGGACCATGACCAGCCTTTTTGTTGGAAAGTATTATCCCGAGGAAAAACACCCCATAAGCAGTGTCCTTTTCAGGCTCTATGACGGGCCGTGCAGGTGGGTTCTGGAACACCCGAAGAGGGTGATAGCCGCCGCCATGCTGCTGGTTATTACATCAATTCCCGTTTATTGCCGGCTCGGGTCGGAGTTTATGCCTCCGCTCAACGAGGGGACCATACTGTATATGCCCACAACGCTGCCGGGCATTTCCGTGACCGAGGCGCGTAACCTGTTGCTCATGCAGGATAAAATATTAAAATCCTTTCCGGAAGTACATACGGTTTTCGGCAAAGCGGGCCGCGCCGACACTTCTACGGACCCCGCGCCTTTTTCCATGATGGAAACTACCATACATCTTCGTCCTCAGGAAGAATGGCGTGACAAAAACCGCTGGTATTCTTCCTGGGCGCCTGCGCCGCTTAAATGGCTGCTGCGCCGGATCTGGCCCGATAAAATAAGCTATGACGAGCTTATCGCTTTAATGGATGAGAAAATGCAGATTCCCGGGAATAGTAATGCATGGACAATGCCGATTAAAGGGCGTATCGACATGCTGACCACCGGTGTAAGGACCCCCGTGGGCATCAAGATATTCGGTTCGGACCTCAACGAGATACAGCGGGTTGGCGGTGAAATCGAGACCGTGCTTAAGAATGTTAAGGGTACACGGAGCGTTTTTGCCGAGCGGGTAGGGGGTGGCTTTTACGTTGACCTCACTCCGAAAAGAGAGGCGCTTGCGCGTTACGGCCTGAACATAGACGACTTTCAGGAGGTCGTTATGAGCGCCATAGGCGGCGATACCGTATCCATGACAATTGAAGGGAGAGAGAGATATTCCATTAACGTCAGGTATCCGCGATCAATGCGTACCCAGGTGGATGATCTGGAACGTGTATTCATTACAACAATGAAGGGCGTCCAGGTGCCGATGAAGGAAGTGGCCGACATCAAGCTGACATACGGACCGGCAATGATACGCGATGAAAACGGGAGGCTGGCCGGATATGTGTATGTCGATATCGCCGATCGTGATGTGGGATCATACGTAAAGGAAGCGAAAGAAATTGTCCGCAAGAATATCAGGATGCCCGCCGGGTATTCCCTCACCTGGAGCGGGCAGTATGAAAACATGCAGCGGGTTGCTGATCGATTAAAAATAGTTCTGCCCATCACGATCCTGCTGATATTCGTGCTCTTGTACATGAATACAAAATCAGCATTCAAGGCATCGGTGGTAATGCTTGCCGTACCGTTTTCAGCCGTGGGTGCGATCTGGCTCATGTACGTGCTGGGCTATCACACCTCCATAGCGGTATGGGTGGGTTTGATTGCTCTCATGGGGCTCGATGCCGAGACCGGCGTATTCATGCTGTTGTTTCTGGACCTATCCTATAATGATGCGAAAAAGAACGGAAGGCTTAATAATCTTCATGAACTGAAAGAAGCCATAGTTCACGGCGCGGTCAAACGAATCCGTCCCAAAATAATGACGGTAATGACCGCGGTGATGGGTCTCATGCCCATAATGTGGTCCATGGGCACGGGAGCGGATGTGATGAAGCGGATTGCCGCGCCCATGGTGGGCGGATTGTTCACTTCATTTATCATGGAACTTCTTGTGTATCCGGCCATATACCTGTTATGGAAAAAACGCGAGGTGGAGTGA